A genomic region of Pseudomonas frederiksbergensis contains the following coding sequences:
- a CDS encoding efflux transporter outer membrane subunit: MSLKAFLPSLLVLALSACAVGPDYKTPATEAANITAATDGANGQKNFDRARFEGIWWQQFDDPVLNQLVTQSLQGNRELRVAYARLKASRAFRDDAATQTTPNVTSRASSDLAKGQIPGQTTDRVNSERYDLGLDMAWEVDLFGRIQRNLEAADADQQVAEADLYQLQVSMIAELVDAYGQLRGAQLREKIALANLMNQQESSKITVSLRDAGVGDQLDVVRADARLASVEASVPQLQEVQARQRNRIATLLGERPDKLTVDLSPASLPAIAKALPIGDPGELLQRRPDIRSAERKLAAATARIGVAKADLFPRVSLSGFLGFTAGRGSQIGSSAASAWALGPSITWAAFDLGSVRARLRAADANAEGALATYEQQVLLALEESENAFSDYGKRQQRLISLIRQSESSRAAADLAEIRYREGTVDFLVLLDAQRERLAAEDSQAQAEVDLYRGIVAIYKALGGGWQPETVASR; the protein is encoded by the coding sequence ATGAGTCTGAAAGCCTTCCTGCCGAGCTTGCTGGTGCTGGCCCTGAGTGCCTGTGCCGTCGGCCCGGACTACAAAACCCCAGCGACCGAGGCGGCCAACATCACGGCCGCCACCGACGGCGCAAACGGTCAGAAGAATTTCGACCGTGCACGCTTCGAAGGTATCTGGTGGCAGCAGTTCGACGATCCGGTTCTCAATCAATTGGTGACCCAATCCTTGCAGGGCAACCGTGAGCTGCGGGTGGCGTATGCCCGCTTGAAGGCATCTCGGGCGTTCCGTGATGACGCGGCCACCCAGACCACACCCAACGTCACCAGCCGCGCCAGCAGCGATTTGGCCAAGGGCCAGATTCCCGGCCAGACCACCGACCGCGTCAACAGCGAACGCTATGACCTGGGCCTGGACATGGCCTGGGAAGTCGACCTGTTCGGCCGTATCCAGCGCAATCTGGAAGCCGCCGATGCCGATCAGCAAGTCGCCGAAGCCGATCTGTACCAACTGCAAGTCAGCATGATTGCCGAACTGGTGGACGCTTACGGTCAACTGCGCGGTGCGCAACTGCGGGAAAAAATCGCGCTGGCCAACCTGATGAACCAGCAAGAGTCGAGCAAGATCACCGTGAGCCTGCGTGACGCCGGCGTCGGCGATCAGCTCGATGTGGTTCGCGCTGATGCCCGCCTCGCTTCCGTCGAAGCCAGCGTGCCGCAGCTGCAAGAAGTGCAGGCGCGTCAACGCAACCGGATTGCCACCCTGCTGGGTGAGCGGCCGGACAAACTGACCGTCGACCTCAGCCCGGCCAGCTTGCCGGCGATTGCCAAGGCCTTGCCGATTGGTGACCCGGGTGAACTGCTGCAACGCCGTCCGGATATTCGCAGTGCCGAGCGCAAACTGGCCGCCGCCACCGCGCGAATCGGCGTGGCCAAGGCCGATCTGTTCCCACGGGTCAGCCTCAGCGGCTTCCTCGGTTTCACCGCCGGACGTGGTTCACAGATCGGTTCGTCGGCAGCCAGCGCCTGGGCGCTCGGCCCAAGTATTACCTGGGCAGCTTTCGATCTGGGCAGCGTTCGCGCTCGCTTGCGGGCAGCCGATGCTAACGCCGAAGGCGCGCTGGCGACCTACGAGCAGCAAGTGTTGTTAGCGTTGGAAGAGTCGGAGAACGCCTTCTCCGATTACGGTAAACGCCAGCAACGCCTGATCTCGCTGATTCGCCAAAGCGAATCGAGCCGCGCTGCGGCCGACCTGGCAGAAATTCGCTACCGCGAAGGCACCGTGGATTTCCTGGTGCTGCTCGACGCACAACGCGAACGCCTGGCAGCCGAGGACTCCCAGGCCCAGGCCGAGGTTGACCTTTACCGTGGCATCGTCGCCATCTACAAGGCCCTCGGCGGTGGCTGGCAACCCGAGACGGTCGCCAGCAGGTAA